One segment of Plasmodium gaboni strain SY75 chromosome 3, whole genome shotgun sequence DNA contains the following:
- a CDS encoding putative microtubule and actin binding protein (part of same gene as PGSY75_0321700A~gap found within coding sequence): TNKNEIVKLNKMLEETNKKIKKRDMEMYILLEENKKQKEKAAKKMTKVNALLNNLHKEYTDNIP; the protein is encoded by the coding sequence accaataaaaatgaaatcgtcaaattaaataaaatgcTAGAGGAAACTAATAAGaagattaaaaaaagagatATGGAGATGTATATCTTAttagaagaaaataaaaaacaaaaagaaaaagcGGCAAAAAAAATGACAAAGGTCAATGCATTGTTAAATAACCTTCATAAAGAATATACTGATAATATAccataa
- a CDS encoding putative ATP-dependent RNA helicase, with translation MNDSDEEKYFEEDDNEEEKLNSNAKNEDMTNEEHMDTLEEFMLEINKVIEEEKKKEEEDLESHEYNNFYNNNNNNNNNNLINKRNKDVKNFKDNILIDTSKNDNTKYRLYDNSLDDNDVTADIYEYLEKQKEICDMELKRKRKKSGELEYNDIENIYIDNDKTLDDRKIKKRKEKYNEYDIDDEKELLQQRYKYDYYNDDDNNDDNNNDVILDDINYNNIHIEEFEKNIFVIDENVSSFTLEESVEYKKKNNIISMGFNIPKPIYSLLQIKNLIDNNVLQKIYDTYINTLLPIQSMVIPIFLSGRDHIVTSNACTGKTLSYMISLIIHLMHYKKRRKNDIYDINKKEKKDSEEKKKHNNYSNSSTHALILTPTRELCIQIYNDINKICSNKLKTCVLCSGMDYKKIYDDIKKETDIIICCVKTLISFINKKYLSLVDVKYIIIDEFDILFSKQYVHMVTSVLKNIRTDSIKGMFSSIVSEPMYELIKPYLNKKYITLKIENKYSTINQKFYILQESSKYNYLINNIKKFYSRGQGFIFCNSKKNVILLYEKLKKEISLNYISFDFIYGDLLQTERIYKYEQLKNKQTNILITTDLMSIGIDLINLNFVINYDCPSDIYIYMHRTGRCCSIDNAGEAITFILPSEKKMAYLIYDHLKNKKQKIDEELENFVLQNNLNNDIQIKSYKRKMNKSILNMPLKNILNTSSVDANNINKENNLFVKKQNSTKKLNMISPDDVLSSSEEDE, from the exons atgaacGATTCTGATGAAGAGAAATATTTTGAAGAAGATGATAATGAAGAAGAGAAACTAAATAGTAATGCTAAGAATGAGGATATGACAAATGAGGAACATATGGATACACTAGAAGAATTTATGttagaaataaataaagttatagaagaagaaaaaaaaaaagaagaagaagattTAGAATCAcatgaatataataatttttataataataataataataataataataataatttaattaataaaagaaataaggatgttaaaaatttcaaagataatattttaattgATACAAgtaaaaatgataatactaaatatagattatatgataatagtcttgatgataatgatgTTACTGctgatatatatgaatatctagagaaacaaaaagaaatatgTGATATGGAACTTAAaaggaaaagaaaaaaaagtgGAGAATTAgaatataatgatatagaaaatatatatattgataatgACAAAACATTGGATGatagaaaaataaaaaaaagaaaagaaaaatataatgaatatgatATAGATGATGAAAAGGAATTATTACAAcaaagatataaatatgattattataatgatgatgataataatgatgataataataatgatgttattttagatgatataaattataataatattcatattgAAGAATTtgaaaagaatatatttgtgATAGATGAAAATGTTAGTAGTTTCACTTTAGAAGAAAGTGtagaatataaaaagaaaaataatataataagtATGGGTTTTAATATTCCTAAGCctatatattcattattacaaataaaaaatttaatagataataatgtattacaaaaaatatatgatacatatataaatacttTACTACCAATTCAAAGTATGGTGATTCCTATTTTTTTAAGTGGTAGAGATCATATAGTAACTAGTAATGCTTGTACAGGTAAAACTTTATCTTATATGATATCATTGATTATACATTTAATGCATTATAAAAagagaagaaaaaatgatatatatgatataaataaaaaggaaaaaaaagattctgaagaaaaaaaaaaacataataattattctaATTCCTCTACTCATGCTTTAATTTTAACACCTACAAGAGAATTATgtatacaaatatataatgatataaataaaatatgttctaataaattaaaaacatGTGTTCTATGTAGTGGAATGgattataaaaagatatatgatgatataaaaaaagaaactgatataataatttgttgtgtaaaaacattaataagttttattaataaaaaatatttatcacTTGTAGatgttaaatatataattatagacgagtttgatatattattttctaaacAGTATGTACATATGGTTACATctgttttaaaaaatattagaaCCGATTCTATCAAAGGTATGTTCTCTTCTATTGTATCAGAACCTATGtatgaattaataaaaccatatttaaataaaaaatatattactttaaaaattgaaaataaatattctaCTATCAAtcaaaaattttatattcttcaaGAGAGTTctaaatataattatttaataaataatataaaaaaattttatagTAGAGGACAAggatttattttttgtaatagCAAAAAGaatgttatattattatatgaaaaattaaaaaaagaaatatctttaaattatatttcttttgATTTTATTTATGGAGATTTACTTCAAACTgaaagaatatataaatatgaacaattaaaaaataaacaaacaaatattttgataaCAACAGATTTGATGTCTATAGGAATAGATcttattaatttaaattttgtAATTAATTATGATTGTCCTagtgatatatatatatatatgcacAGGACAGGTCGATGTTGTAGCATAGACAACGCGG GCGAAGCTATTACGTTTATCCTACCAtctgaaaaaaaaatggcTTACCTCATTTATGACCacttaaaaaataagaagCAAAAAATAGATGAAGAATTAGaaaattttgttttacaaaataatttaaacAATGATATACAGATAAAAAgttataaaagaaaaatgaataaatcAATTTTAAACATGCccttaaaaaatatactcAACACTTCTAGTGTAGATGctaataatatcaataaggaaaataatttatttgtaaaaaaGCAGAATTCGACAAAAAAATTGAACATGATATCTCCAGACGATGTCTTATCATCATCAGAAGAGGATGAATGA
- a CDS encoding putative peptidase yields the protein MVGHNNTIRKVPPFMKELEDIYNICYSGLNKIDKCMFVKKIKRRIDIHDIDMYQLCIVHYQLCNKEKIYKMSYVQEDMDISNCFFDRGETKIYFSNDGNIGCLFNTNEKKLRIELFKNVSDNGNFFFTCMNSILINDLHKKFFIYESFCSFNTSNTLLIYSAENNDQRLKKEKNSLHEKDLDVWNKLNNGIYVETFGEQYNCNSFYLYLYNLLDNTIKYITIKDITSCYYSPQFIDDNSFVCLSYRTTPYRLGIYAFNIRPNDLYLCTLNDADLHISENRNKYKSTGNNHINNNNNISNNNNNNNNSKGYVRCAYTKISSKNFKHTASPYIIKHEGVVYVACLVVFSKNEECKQHITEYNLVLIKLAKAARQLQDNEQIKIKDKTNGNINVNININTNSNSNNNSNSNNNSICSDLYPNKVEEKQNDNPLVFKNISTTYHENQRSQKSNSVTNNYENTKYSYDENCIENNDETTKYINRYLKKFQKENINEEYNDKCECSYQTNKQYDTDTCYDTYSDTHKIYTYGDEDDINNNNNNNNIYMNKLKEDDHSTYHMNEHKDDVSNYVKVETEVLIKEGSYTTFFRGLYTNEIKGCCYPYIFLNTILYCSKIVVAVHMFTKKIYRVLISNIYNENDFNTSIEILTMKNDNILISIRNMLLNDVLAYCIFNEKNIHADYIYLINLKSYNLDFQKYESLQDPNDLTNDHTNDHKNDHINDHKNNHINNQKNSSSNNNSTDDINNNNSGNNNIFDTNHLMKKRTSYNCKDNNSSILYLSFNDNSKKLFMLLNEMETSLFLDKHPYIRRKEAHFNLLYENENDFLYDIQEKNFSLYNFNLFNKKKFRNLILYIHGGPYSITLNEYKNIFIYFAASGFDVLCVNYIGSLTFSDKLNILSGHINSIEIDDIMNIFKNFINYFGDYENIYLYGGSYGAFAACSLVSKYNSIFKSACIINGVYEWILSTYASDVPDFFLNITTNKFSEYDYNLTKEDYSKLYDISPINYAHNISTPILIICSKDDKRVSYHNSIALYNKLRALKKKCKLFLFENTNHSINNYSYDETILLNIILWFYDYDDKRKK from the coding sequence atggTTGGGCATAATAACACCATAAGAAAGGTGCCTCCGTTTATGAAAGAGCTGGAAGATATTTACAACATATGCTATAGCGGATTAAATAAAATCGACAAGTGTATgtttgtaaaaaaaataaagagaAGAATAGATATACATGACATAGATATGTATCAATTATGCATTGTTCATTATCAACTATGTAATAAAgagaaaatatataaaatgtcTTACGTCCAAGAAGATATGGATATAAGTAATTGTTTTTTTGATAGAGGAGAAAcaaagatatatttttctaatGATGGTAATATAGGTTGTTTATTTAATacaaatgaaaagaaattaagaattgaattatttaaaaatgtaagTGATAATGGGAATTTCTTTTTTACATGTATGAATAGTATACTAATAAATGatttacataaaaaattttttatatatgaatcCTTTTGTTCTTTTAATACTAGTAATactttattaatatatagtgctgaaaataatgatcaaagattaaaaaaagaaaaaaatagCTTACATGAAAAAGATTTAGATGTATGgaataaattaaataatggAATCTATGTAGAAACATTTGGAGAACAATATAATTgtaattctttttatttatatctatataatttattagataatactataaaatatataaccATAAAAGATATTACAAGTTGTTATTATTCTCCACAATTTATTGACGATAATTCTTTTGTTTGCTTATCATATAGAACTACACCATATAGATTAGGAATCTATGCTTTTAATATAAGACCtaatgatttatatttatgtacCTTGAACGATGCCGATTTGCACATATCTGAAAAcagaaataaatataaatcaacaggtaataatcatatcaacaataataataacatctccaacaataataataataataataatagtaagGGGTATGTTAGGTGTGCATATACAAAAATTTCATCGAAAAATTTTAAACACACAGCATCTccatatattataaaacatGAAGGTGTAGTATATGTTGCATGCTTAGTTGTATTTTCTAAGAATGAAGAATGTAAACAGCACATAACGGAATATAATTTGGTATTAATAAAACTAGCCAAAGCAGCAAGGCAATTACAAGACAATGAACagataaaaattaaagacAAGACAAatggaaatataaatgtaaatataaatattaatactaatagtaatagtaataataatagtaatagtaataataatagtattTGTAGTGATTTATATCCAAACAAGGTAGAggaaaaacaaaatgataatCCACTTGTCTTTAAAAACATTTCAACAACATATCATGAAAACCAAAGGAGTCAAAAAAGTAACAGCGTTActaataattatgaaaatacaaaatatagTTATGATGAAAATTGTATAGAGAACAATGATGAGActacaaaatatattaacagatatttaaaaaagtttcaaaaagaaaatataaatgaagaatataatgataaatgTGAATGTTCTTATCAAACAAATAAACAATATGATACAGATACTTGTTATGACACATATTCTGATACACACAagatatatacatatggtgatgaagatgatataaataataataataataataataatatttatatgaataaattaaaagaagatGATCATTCGACTTATCATATGAATGAACATAAAGATGATGTTAGTAATTATGTCAAAGTTGAAACAGAGGTACTTATTAAAGAAGGGAGTTATACGACATTTTTCAGAGGATTATATACTAACGAAATAAAAGGATGTTGTTAtccatatatttttttgaatacTATTTTATATTGTAGTAAAATAGTTGTAGCAGTTCATATgtttacaaaaaaaatttatagaGTATTAataagtaatatatataatgaaaatgattTTAATACTAGTATAGAAATATTAACAATGAAAAATGacaatatattaataagtataagaaatatgttattaaaTGATGTACTAGCatattgtatttttaatgaaaaaaatatacatgcagattatatatatctaatCAATCTTAAAAGTTATAATCTTGATTTCCAAAAATATGAAAGTCTACAAGATCCAAATGATCTTACAAATGATCATACAAATGATCATAAAAATGATCATATAAATgatcataaaaataatcatataaataatcaaaaaaatagtagtagtaataataatagtacTGATGatatcaataataataacagtggtaacaataatatttttgatacGAACCATTtgatgaaaaaaagaacaagTTATAATTgtaaagataataatagtagcattttatatttatcgTTTAATGATAACTctaaaaaattatttatgCTCTTAAATGAAATGGAAACATCTTTATTTCTAGATAAACATCCATATATAAGAAGAAAAGAAGcacattttaatttattatatgaaaatgaaaatgactttttatatgatattcaagagaaaaattttagtttatataattttaatttatttaataaaaaaaaattcagAAATCTTatcttatatatacatgGAGGTCCTTATAGTATAActttaaatgaatataaaaatatttttatatattttgcAGCTTCAGGATTTGATGTTCTATGTGTCAATTATATAGGTTCTTTAACATTTTCAGATAAACTTAATATATTAAGTGGTCATATTAATTCTATAGAAATAGATgatattatgaatatttttaaaaattttattaattattttggagattatgaaaatatttatttatatggTGGTTCATATGGAGCTTTTGCAGCATGCTCATTAgtatcaaaatataattccATATTTAAAAGTGCTTGTATTATTAATGGGGTATATGAATGGATTCTATCTACATATGCAAGTGATGTTCCTGATTTTTTTCTTAACATAACTACAAATAAATTCTCAGaatatgattataatttaaCTAAAGAAGATTattcaaaattatatgatatcTCTCCAATTAATTATGCTCATAATATATCAACTCctattttaattatatgcTCAAAAGATGATAAACGAGTATCTTATCATAATAGTATTgctttatataataaactTAGAGctcttaaaaaaaaatgtaaacTCTTTCTATTTGAAAATACAAATCAttctataaataattattcatatgatGAAACCATATTGCTCAACATTATCTTGTGGTTTTATGACTATGACgacaaaagaaaaaaataa
- a CDS encoding hypothetical protein (conserved Plasmodium protein, unknown function): NCNIYTNHNINYEIKHDNNINNNYMYNNNMNNNMYENYPSRHNVNIKKKLGFILNKLFLKKSKEEKKNKCNIMQGHKNDPSYISNQYIDPNFKELYYIQTISVFNEPFSIYIKIYQIYIFSRKPKKNMNNFINNDICPNNIKNLTSNKENTNVSTYVLIDIQNNFLKYIIKKKIITEIKDCINNWEKYIIAHIQNMKGIHNDNYNNFISLSNLQIYNNNKNNNDDDDLIQHIINKIKYYLNNYLIPFFHKIFLSIIDYISRNYKNENLQYYFSHSSTKKKKKIQHFIYKTKNNLKNTYNNIFCKQKNNKYSIQNNNNQTYLNKQLSHFFNPNKEKIYIFTYKNKTNLPNQYYYTLNDFIYEPPFYYLKSHNIVNNYIIYINSLYFIRLLLLYTFLSFFLLFLMILNMPICS; encoded by the coding sequence AAATTgcaatatatatacaaaccataatataaattatgaaataaaaCATGACAACAATATTAATAACAACTATATGTATAACAACAATATGAATAACAATATGTATGAGAATTATCCTAGCAGACATAACgttaatattaaaaaaaaactaggatttatattaaacaaattatttttaaaaaaaagtaaagaagaaaaaaaaaacaaatgCAATATTATGCAAGGACACAAAAATGACCcatcatatatatcaaatcaatatatagatccaaattttaaagaattatattatattcagACGATAAGTGTTTTTAATGAACCTTTTTCgatttatattaaaatatatcaaatatatattttctcAAGGAAgccaaaaaaaaatatgaacaattttataaataatgatatatgtcctaataatataaaaaatttaacATCTAATAAAGAGAACACAAATGTTTCGACTTATGTACTTATAGACattcaaaataattttctaaaatatataatcaagaaaaaaattataacaGAAATAAAAGACTGTATAAATAATTgggaaaaatatatcatagcacatatacaaaatatgaaaggaattcataatgataattataataattttatatctttatcAAATCTAcagatatataataataataaaaataataatgatgatgatgatcttattcaacatataataaataaaataaaatattatcttAATAATTATCTTATACCCTTctttcataaaatatttttaagtATTATAGATTACATTTCtagaaattataaaaatgaaaactTACAATACTATTTTTCTCATTCAtctacaaaaaaaaaaaaaaaaattcaacactttatatataaaacaaaaaataatttaaaaaatacatacaacaatatattttgtaagcaaaaaaataacaagTATTCcatacaaaataataataatcaaacATATCTTAATAAACAATTAtcacatttttttaatccaaataaagaaaaaatatatatatttacatataaaaataaaacaaatttacctaatcaatattattatacattaaatgattttatatatgaaccacctttctattatttaaagtcacataatattgtaaataattatattatatatataaatagtttatattttataaggttacttttattatatacatttctatcattctttttattatttttgatGATACTTAATATGCCTATAtgttcataa